The DNA window ACGGGGCGGGCGAAACCGACGGATCCGGCGATCGCTCGCTCCGTCTCTCCCTGTCTCCCCTGGAGGATTCGCTCCGGGAGCGATACGTGATCGACCTCGCCGACGCCCGCCCGCCGGACGCCGAGGAGGCATTCCGGACGACGCTCGAGGGGTCGACGTACACGACGCAGTACCGAAGGCCGTTCTTCTCGACGCCCGACGACCCCACGTACGTCAGGGAGGAGGGGACCTACCGTCTGCTCGGGTCGGTCGTGGTCGACGAGGCCGTCGAGACCCGTCCCGTCCTCAGACTCCGGGACGGAACCCGCATCGACGACGGCGACGCCGGGACCGACACCGCCGGTACTGAGACCGCCGATACCGAGACCGACGCGGTCGCGGCCGAGGAACTTCCCCGAAGCGACCAACGAGCCGTCGAGATCGCACATATGGCCGCCCGAGCCCGCGGCAACGAGGGCGGCGTCCCGTGGGGGCTGGTACGGCGCGGCGGCTACGTGTACCGCCCCGAGGAGGCCGTCGAAACGAGCCGGATCCTGTCCGATGACGGTCCCGACCGCGTCGTCTACCGCGAGACGGAGTACGAGATCGAAGTCGCCGAAGAGCGGTTCCACGAGCCGGTGTACCGCGCGACCGTGGAACCCGTCGCGACGAGTCCGGAACGAATGGAGGCGATCCTCCGGGCCAAGTTCGTCGACGCGCGGATCGCCCGCGACGCGCTCTCCACGGAGGAAACGGAGGTCCTTCGGTCGGCGCGTGGAGAGGGGTACGACGAGACGCATCCGTACTCCGAGGCGTTCCGGAGCGTGTTGAAAACGCTTCACGAGCGCGCCTACCTCGACGGTAACGTCGAGAAGGACGCCTTCAGCGACGCCGAACGCGGCTCGGGGACGATACTGTACGCCGACGAGTACTACGAGTATCGACTTCGGTTCACCGCTTCGTCCGGGGCGTAGAGCGGAACACCACGGACGTTGGGAGGAACGACTACGGCGGATCCGTCGGTCTGGCGGGTCGCGGCGTGGATCCGGGAGTCGTTGATCGGCAGACGGCTACCTCGTCTCGACCCAGACCGCCACGGCCACCATTCCGCCGGCCAGCGCCAGCGTGATCGGGACGATCGGCACGGGGTACCCCAGGTTTGCCCCGAACACCATCACCTGAACGACGAGAAGCAGGAGCATCGCCAGCGATCCGACGATCCGCTCGCCGACGTCGGTGCTCGAGACCTCGAACAGCACGCTCATGAACACGACGACCGCCGGCATCGCCAGGATCGCGACCGGCTTCGAGACGACGTTGTCCGGCTCGCCGGCGGCGTTCCAGTGGATCGCCATCCGGTCCGGAAGGGCTGGGTAGAGGGCGATTCCGAGCGCCAGCAGCGCGCCGGTCACGAGGACGGCGACCGTCCGCTGTCGGGCGAGGAGTCGTGCTGGAGGGTTCATGACGGGCGATGACGCGACCGACCGATAAATACGTTGTTCGAGTCGGTTCGACGACACTACCCAGGCATAACGAACACGGCGGGATCGTCGTGAAGGAACTGAACGGGCACAGTGGGATTCGAACCCACGACCGTCGGATTAGAAGTCCGACGCTCTATCCTGGCTGAGCTACGTGCCCTCGCCCCGACTATCCGGGCGGGCGGGTAAAAACCGTCGTGGTTCACGCCGCCGCGCCGGCGTCGACCCCGCAACAGCAAGCCTAAGTCCGCGACGCCGGTACTCCCGGTAATGAACGTCATCGGAACCGTCGGCCTCCCCGGCAGCGGCAAGGGCGAGGCGGCGAACGTCGCCGAGGCGGCCGGCGTCCCGGTCGTCGTCATGGGCGACGTGATCCGCGAGGAGTGTCGCGAACGGGGGCTCGACCCGGCCGAACACCACGGACGGATCGCCAGACTCCTCCGCGAGGAGGAGGGCGACGACGCCATCGCCGCCCGGACGATCCCCCGGATCCGTGCCGCGGCCGCCGAGAGCGACGCCGACACGGTGCTCGTCGACGGCCTCCGCTCCACGGTCGAACTCGAGCGCTTCCGCGAGGCGTTCGGCGACGGCTTCACGCTCGTGGCGGTCCACGCGCCCTTCGAACTCCGCGCCGAGCGGCTGGGCGAGCGCGGCCGCGACGACTCCGACTCCGACCTCGAGGCGCTCCGCGAGCGCGACGAGCGCGAGATCGCCCTCGGACTCGGCGAGACGCTGGAGCGCGCCGACGTCGAGATCGACAACACCGGGACCCTCGAGGCGTTCCGCGAGCGGGTCCGCGAGGTGCTCGACGTGGACGCCGGAACGGGGTCGGGAGCGACCGGGTCGAACGCCGAGCCCGCGGGCGGTGGTCGCCGGTGATCTACAGCGTCGACGTCCGGATCGTCGCGCCGGTGAACGACACCGAGGTGACCGACCGCGTCGCCGACGCGGTGCGGAACGTGTTCCCCGACGCCGAGCCGACCCACGAGGACGGCCGCCTCGTCGCGGAGACGCACACGCTCGACGCCTTCTCCGACGTGCTCCACGAACAGGAGATCCTCGACACCGCCCGCCGGGTGTTCCTGCGCAACTCGACGGAGGACGGCTTCGACTTCGCGTTGAAGAAACAGGCGGCCTTCGAGGGAATAGTCAACTTCGCCGTCGGCGACCCCGACGAGCTCGGCGACATCGACGTCGAGGTTCGGGTCCGGGAGCCGGACGTCGAGTCGTTCATCGACTACGTCGCGCCGGAGACCGACGAGGGGCGGCCCGTCGACCCCGTTCGGGAGTACGGCGACCGGTTCGACCCCGAGGACGGGGCGTACTGACGCCCGAGCGAGCGGTCCGGCTCTCCGGCTCTCTCTTCGACCTCTACCCGTCCGCGAGCAGCGTCGCGGCCGCGCCGCCTATGGCACCGAAGACCGCGGGATAGACGATCCCCGCGAGCAGACCGGCCGTCGGGAGGATCGGTGCGATGGAGCCATCGCCGATCGAGTAGCCGAAGACGAGCACGCCCGCGAGCGCGAGCGGGAGGTAGCCGGCCACGACGAATCCCCCGGCCCGGCCTCCCTCGATCGGTTCGGTGACGCCCGCGAGCCGCCCGGCGAGGAGGCCGGCGACGAGCAGGAGGACGGGCGGAACGAGGTACATCGCCGCGAGCGAGCCGGCGTCCGACTCGGCGATGAAGTTCACCACTTGCGTCCCGCCGAGCGGGGTCGGCACCTGCGTGGCGACGACGTGTGCGTTGTAGAACACCCACCCAACCGCCTTCCACGCCGGGATCGGGTCCCCGCCGATCAGCTCGGCGACGAAGTTGATCCCGCGAAGCGACTCGCCGACCCGCCCGCGCTGTGTCACGAACACGATCAGGTAGCCGAGGACGTACGCCGCGACGCCGCCGGCCGCGCCGACGGCGAGGTCGCGCGTCGCGTTCGAACGGTCAGTGGTCGACATGCCCGTCGGTCGTCGGGGACGCGGTAAGTGCTTGGTGGGTCGGAAGCGTCCTCGCTCCGCCGTTTCGCCGATCGATCGGCCTCACGTCCCGGCCGGGACGTCAGTCGTCGCCGGCCACGGCCGTCTCGGCCGGGTCGACGACGGTGCCGTCGAACTCGTCGATCCCGACCCGGTCACACAGGTCGTACAGCGGGCACGCCTCGGGGTCATCGAGACAAGCAGGCTTGCGGGCAGTACAATACTCCCGACCGAACTGTATCATCGCCGTATGTCCGAAACCGCACTTCTCGGGAGGAACCTCGGCCTCGATCGCCTCGCGGACCGCCTCGTGGTCTGCGTCGGCCGGGGCCAACCCCATCCGTCGGGCGATCCGGTGGACGTGGGTGTCGACGGGAAAGACGCCGCCCCGGCCGCCGGCGAAGAGGAGGACGCAGTCCGCCGTCTTCGGGCCGACCCCGTCGACGGACAACAGCGTCTCGCGGACCTCGCTCGGGTCGCCGTCGGCGACGAACCGGTCGAACGCCTCGGTTGAGCCGAACTCCCGGAGCGCCCACGCGGCCGCCTCGCCGATGACCTCCGACTTCCGGTTGTACAGTCCCGCGGAGGCGATCGTCTCGGCGAGCTCGTCTCGGTCGGCGTCCGCGAGCGCCTCGGCCAGCCGGTCGGCCGGCCCGTACCGATCCATCAGCGAGTCGTGTGCCGGCTGGCTCGCCTTGTCGGAGGTGTTCTGTGAGAGGATCGTCCGGACGAGACACTCGAAGCCGTCGCGGCCGCCGTACGCCTTCCGCCAGTACAGCTCGCCGAGCGCGTCCACGACCGCCTCGGCGCGGGAGTCGCCGTCGCCCGGCACGAACTCGTCGGGCTCGCCGCCGCCGTCCGGACCGCCGCTGATGTTCTCCGCCGGCTCGTCGGACATGGTCGTCCGTTGGACGCGATCGGTCAAAAGCCTCGTGTCCGCGCGGACGGCTCGTCCCGGAGAGGGCCGGCGGGCGCGCGATCCGCCCGCTCCGGCAGGTTGAAACCGATCGCCCCGTAACGGGAGCCATGAGCGTCGAACAGGCCCCCATCGAGGAGCTCGGACGCGAACTCGGCAAGCGGATCGCCGCCACCCCCGAATACGAGCGCTTCGAGGAGGCACGCGAGGCGGTTCAACGGGACGAGGACGTCCAGGAACGGATCGACGAGTTCGAGCGGATCCGCGCCGAGTTCATGCAGGCGCGCCAGACCGGCGACGCGACGCAGTCAGATCTCCACCGCGTCCAGAACGCCCAGGAGGAGCTTCACTCCATGCCCGCCATGAGCGAGTTCCTCGACGCGCAGGACGCACTCTCCGACCGCCTCGAGTCGGTCAACGAGGCCATCTCGGAGCCGCTCGCCGTCGACTTCGGCGGCGAGGCGGGCGGCTGCTGTCAGGACTGATCGCGCCGATCCGCCCGTCGATTCCGACCTCGACCGTCCCTTTATCCCGGATAGCGGCACATCCAGTCGCGTGATAGCCGTCGCCGGCGGAAAGGGCGGAAGCGGAAAGACGACGACGACCGTGGGGCTCGCGCGGGCGCTCTCGCGGCGCGGCGCGCCTGTCGTCGCCGCGGACGCGGACTGGGACCTCCCGAACCTGGCGGAACTGGCGGAGGAGACCGGGGAGCCGGCCGCGACCCCCGAGACGAGCCCGGATCGAGGAGCGCCCGGATCGGGTGACCGCCCGACCGTCACGCGGGTCGCGCGCGGGGAACGCCCGGTCCCGGTCGATCGCCGCGTACCGGTCGTGCTCGACGCGCCGGAGGAGCCACGAGAACACGACGCGGCGACCGTCCTCGACGACCTCGACGACGTGGTTCCCGAGGACACCCCGCTCCTCCTCGACTGCCCGGCGGGCGCGTCGCCGGACGTGGCGGCCCCGCTTCGCGCGGCCGACCGGTGCGTGTTGGTGACGTCGCTCCACCGCCCGGCGCTCCGGGACGCGGTGAAGACCGCGGCGATCGCTCGGCGGCTCGACTGCCCGCCGCTCGGGATCGTCGTCACCCGCGCACGGTCGGTCCCGGACGCGGTCTCCGACCTGTTCGGCTGTCCGGTGCTCGGACGCGTCCCGCCGACGTTCCCCGTGCCGCTCGCGGCCGCGTCGGTCGAGGCGGCGTACGACGCGGCCGCGGCGGCGCTCGTCGAGACGTACGACCGCGGCGACCGGTGGCGGATCGCGTGAACCGACGCCGACGCGGGGCGTCGGGCGGCCGTCGCGTCTCCGCCATCGACAGAGCCAAACGTCCACGCGAGTCAGTTGCGCGCATGGAGCGGCTGCCGACCGGGATCCCGGTGTTGGACAGGGAGCTCGACGGCGGGCTCCCCGCCGGGAGCGTGGTGGCGTTGACGGCCGACCCGGCCAGCCAGTCCGAGCTGTTCTTGAACACCTTCGCGGGCGTCCGGGAGACGCTGTATCTCACGACCGTCCGGTCGGCCGAAGCGGTCGAGAGCGGCCTCTCCGAGTCGTCCGTCGAGACCGGCGATCCCGTCGTCGAGGCCGTCGACGGCGAGGACCCGATCGAGGACGCGCGCGGGTTTCTCCCCGCCGTTCCCGACGACGGAACGCTGATCGTCGACTCCGCGGAGCCGCTCGAGGACGCCTCCCCTCTCAGGTACCGATCGCTGCTTTCGGACCTCGGCGACCGAATCGAGGAGACGGACGCGACGGCCGTGCTCCACGCGCTCGAGACCGGCGGCGAGCGGTCCCGAAACCGCGTCGTCACGGAGCAGGTCGCGGACGTCGTCTTCGACCTCCGGACCGTGGTCACGGGGACCGCCATCGAGAACCGCCTCGCGGTGCCGAAGTTCCGCGGCGGGGCGGCCCTCGAGGAGCCGGTCAAGCTCAAGCTCACCGACACCGTCTCCGTCGACACGAGCCGCGACATCGCGTGACGGGTGTCGGTATCGACGGATCCACCCCGAGGAGTCGCCGACGGCGGGGTCGCGTGACGAGCGTCGCCGGTGACGGGGTCGCGCGAGGAGAGCCGTCGCCCGCGGTCGGGACGGCCGACCCGCTCAGATCGCCCCGGTCGCCCCGATCGCGAGCACGACGATCCCGACGGCGACCGCGAGGACCGCCCAGTTCCGCGGCGTGTCGATCGATCCGTACGGTCCGCCCTTCCGAGTGAAGAGGTACGCGAGGTAGACGGCGAGCGGCGCGAGCGCGGGCAGCGTCCCAACGGCGATCCCCGAGACGACCCTCGAGAGGAGGGCGACGGCGACGGTGGAAAGGCCCGCGCTGGCCGCGACGAGAACGTCCTCGCGTGCCCGTTCGATCTCCATACTCGAGCCTGGACGCGGGAGTACGCAAAAGGATCGGTTCGTTCCGCGGGTCGGCCGGTCTCTCGAGAGCCGAGGGGATCGATTCGACGCGTCGTCGACGGGCGGTTACTCCTCGTCGAGTTCGTCGTCGAGTTCGTCCGCGATCTCGTCGGCGTCGACGTCGATGTCCTCGAGCGCCTCCTCGATGTCGCCGGCACCGCCGCCGCCCATGCCGCCCATCATGCCGCCGAGACCGCCCATGCCGCCGCCCTCGATGACCTCCTCGACGACGACGCGGTCGAGGTCGAGACGGCCCATGAGGTCCTGGGCGATCTGCTGTTTCTGGAACATCCACTGCTGGTTCATCTGCATCGCCTGCGTCGCCGTGACGTAGAGCACGTCCTTCTCGACCTCCTCGGTCTCGACGACCTCCTCGCCGTCGTCGTCCTCCGTGACGCTCTCCTCCTCCTCGACGACGGTCTCGATCCGGACCTCGGGCGCGTCCTGGAGGTACATCCCGAGCATGCCGGCGGCCTTCTGTTCGCGGTCCTCGATGACCTCGAGCACCTCGTACTCGTACTCGAGGTCCTCGCCGGCCAGCGGGTGGTTGAAGTCGACGCGGGCGCGGCCGCCGATGATCGTCTCGAGGTGGCCCTGGCGGTTGTCGATCTGGACCTGCGCGCCGGGGTAGCGGCTGTCCTCGGGGATCTTGTCGGCCTTGACCGTCTCGACCTCGTCGGGGTCGTACTCGCCGAAGGCGTCGTCTGCGGGCACGTCGACCGTCCCTTTATCGCCCACGGACTTCCCGATCAGTTCCTCCTCGACGGAGGGGAAGACGTGGCCGGCGCCGAGCGCGACGATCCGGGGCTCGAACTCGTACTCCTCAGTGTCGATCTCGGCCTCCTCGGCGACCGCCTCGTCGGTCGTGTCGATGACGTCGCCGTCGTCGGCCGTCCGAATGGTGTACGCGAGCCGAACGAAGTCGCCGTCGGCGAGTCCGGCGTCCTCGGTCTCCGGTTCGGCGTCGGCCTCTTCGGCGCTCTCGGCCGCGTCCGCCTGCTCCTGATCGCTCATAGCGGAACATCACCCGTTACACTCTTAAGGCGCACGGTTCGGGTCGGAACGTCCCGTCGCCCTTTTGACGGCCGCCGGCGACGCGGACGTATGTACGAGGTCGAGATCAAGGTCCCGGCGGACCTCGAGACCGTCCGAGGTCGGCTCCGCGAGCTCGACGCCGATCCCGGCGAAACCCGCCGACAGCGCGACGTCTACTACGACGCGCCCCACCGGGAGTTCGCCGAGACCGACGAGGCGCTGCGGGTCCGAAGGGAGACGGTGGTCGAGGGACCGGCTTCGAACGACGAAACGGCGGACGGCGGGGAGTCGATCCGGCTCACCTACAAGGGGCCCCTGCTGGACGACGGGTCGAAGACCCGCGCGGAACACGAGACCGGCGTGGCGGACGGCGAGGCGATATCGGGGATCCTCGACGGTCTCGGGTTCGACCCCGCCGCGACCGTCGAGAAGCGGCGCGAGTACTGGCACTTCGAGGGGTTCACCGTCGCGCTCGACGCCGTCGACCGGGTCGGCGAGTTCGTGGAGATCGAACGCGAGGTCGACGCCGAGGAGGCGATCGGTCCGACTCGGGAGGCCGCGACCGAGACGCTCGCGAGGCTGGGACTCGACGCGGACGACCAGGTCCGTACGTCGTATCTCGGGCTGCTTCTCTCGGACGGTTAGGCGTCGACGCTCTCCGCGCCGTCGTCCCCCTCCGGTCGTTTCAACGAGAGCGCGGTCCGCTCGAACGAACAGACGAGGACGTCGTCGTGGCCGTCGTCGTCACCGTCATCGTCGCCACCATCGTCGTCACCATCGTTTCCGCCGCTGTCTCCCCCGTCATCGTCCTCCCCCTCTCCTCCCACCTTGAACGCCTCGACGCGCATGGTGACGATCCCGCGTTCGCCGTCGCTCGTCTCGCGTTTGTCGACCACCGTCGACCGCGCCCGGATCGTGTCGCCGTGAAAGACGGGATTCGGGTGTTCCACGTCGTCGTACGAGAGGTTGGCGACGATCGTTCCGTCGGTCGTCTCGGGGATCGAGATCCCGACCGCCAGCGACATCGTGTAGAGGCCGTTGACGAGCCGTTCGCCGAACTGCGTGTCGGCGGCGAACGACGAATCGAGGTGGAGCGGCTGCTGGTTCATCGTCATGTCACAGAAGCGCTGGTTGTCGGCCTCGCTCACCGTCCGCCGCCGCCGGTGTTCGATCGTCTCGCCGACCTCGAACTCCTCGTAGTAGCGTCCCGTCATGCCGAACCCCTCCACGGGCGTCCACATATCGCTGTCGCCCGCGACCGATTTAATGCGTCCCGGCGAGGAGCGGTCGACATGCCTCGACGGAGCCTCCTGTTCTCGCCGGGCGACCGACCGGAACTGCTGCGGAAGGCGGCCGAGACGGACGCGGACGTCCTCTGTTTCGACCTGGAGGACGCGGTCGCGCCGGCCCGGAAAGGGGAGGCTCGCGCGGCGGTGCGATCGGTCCTCTCTGACCCCGCCTTCGACCCCGACGCGGAGGTGTGCGTGCGCCTGACCGCGGACGACCCCGAGGCCGATCTCGACGCGCTCGTCGGTGACGGCGGCGGGTCGAACGGGGGAGGCGAGCTCCGGCTCGACGCGGTCATGCTCCCGAAGGTCGAGGGCTCCGCCGAGGTCGAGCGCGTCGCCGACCTCTGTGTGGCCCGCGGGCTCGACCCGGTCGTCTTTGCGCTCGTCGAGACCGCCGAGGGCGTTCTCGCGGCTCGAGAGATCGCGGGTGCGGGGGCGACGACGGCGCTCGTCTTCGGCGCGGAGGACCTCGCCGCCGACCTCGGCGCGACGCGGACCGCCGAGGGGACCGAGGTGCTCTACGCCCGCGAGCACGTCGTCCTCGCGGCCAGCGCGGCGGGCGTCGACTCGCTCGACACCGTCCACACCGACTTCGCCGACGAGACGGGCCTCCGCGAGACGACCGAGTTCGCGGCCACGCTCGGGTACGACGGGAAGCTGGCGATCCACCCGGACCAGGTCGCGCCGATCAACGAGGCGTTCACGCCGGGGAGCGACGAGATCGCGTGGGCCGAGCGAGTGCTCGACGCCCGCGACGCGGCGGCCCGGGAGGACCGCGGCGTCTTCGAGGTCGACGGCGAGATGATCGACGCGCCGCTCGTCGCGCAGGCGGAACGCGTGCTCGAGCGCGCCGAGGCGGCCGGACTTCGGGACGACGGGGACCGCTGACCGGGGCGCGGTCGCGACCGCGGGCGCAGCCGCCACCGTTAACTCACGCGGTAGGGACGTTCGGGTATGAGCGACGAGGCGAACCCCTACGAGAGCCTGAAAGAGCAGATCGACGACG is part of the Halorubrum aethiopicum genome and encodes:
- a CDS encoding DUF1648 domain-containing protein, translated to MNPPARLLARQRTVAVLVTGALLALGIALYPALPDRMAIHWNAAGEPDNVVSKPVAILAMPAVVVFMSVLFEVSSTDVGERIVGSLAMLLLLVVQVMVFGANLGYPVPIVPITLALAGGMVAVAVWVETR
- a CDS encoding AAA family ATPase gives rise to the protein MNVIGTVGLPGSGKGEAANVAEAAGVPVVVMGDVIREECRERGLDPAEHHGRIARLLREEEGDDAIAARTIPRIRAAAAESDADTVLVDGLRSTVELERFREAFGDGFTLVAVHAPFELRAERLGERGRDDSDSDLEALRERDEREIALGLGETLERADVEIDNTGTLEAFRERVREVLDVDAGTGSGATGSNAEPAGGGRR
- a CDS encoding RNA-binding domain-containing protein; translated protein: MIYSVDVRIVAPVNDTEVTDRVADAVRNVFPDAEPTHEDGRLVAETHTLDAFSDVLHEQEILDTARRVFLRNSTEDGFDFALKKQAAFEGIVNFAVGDPDELGDIDVEVRVREPDVESFIDYVAPETDEGRPVDPVREYGDRFDPEDGAY
- a CDS encoding transporter, with the translated sequence MSTTDRSNATRDLAVGAAGGVAAYVLGYLIVFVTQRGRVGESLRGINFVAELIGGDPIPAWKAVGWVFYNAHVVATQVPTPLGGTQVVNFIAESDAGSLAAMYLVPPVLLLVAGLLAGRLAGVTEPIEGGRAGGFVVAGYLPLALAGVLVFGYSIGDGSIAPILPTAGLLAGIVYPAVFGAIGGAAATLLADG
- a CDS encoding endonuclease III domain-containing protein, which codes for MSDEPAENISGGPDGGGEPDEFVPGDGDSRAEAVVDALGELYWRKAYGGRDGFECLVRTILSQNTSDKASQPAHDSLMDRYGPADRLAEALADADRDELAETIASAGLYNRKSEVIGEAAAWALREFGSTEAFDRFVADGDPSEVRETLLSVDGVGPKTADCVLLFAGGRGGVFPVDTHVHRIARRMGLAPADADHEAVREAIEAEVPPEKCGFGHTAMIQFGREYCTARKPACLDDPEACPLYDLCDRVGIDEFDGTVVDPAETAVAGDD
- a CDS encoding YlbF family regulator: MSVEQAPIEELGRELGKRIAATPEYERFEEAREAVQRDEDVQERIDEFERIRAEFMQARQTGDATQSDLHRVQNAQEELHSMPAMSEFLDAQDALSDRLESVNEAISEPLAVDFGGEAGGCCQD
- a CDS encoding MinD/ParA family ATP-binding protein: MIAVAGGKGGSGKTTTTVGLARALSRRGAPVVAADADWDLPNLAELAEETGEPAATPETSPDRGAPGSGDRPTVTRVARGERPVPVDRRVPVVLDAPEEPREHDAATVLDDLDDVVPEDTPLLLDCPAGASPDVAAPLRAADRCVLVTSLHRPALRDAVKTAAIARRLDCPPLGIVVTRARSVPDAVSDLFGCPVLGRVPPTFPVPLAAASVEAAYDAAAAALVETYDRGDRWRIA
- a CDS encoding RAD55 family ATPase translates to MERLPTGIPVLDRELDGGLPAGSVVALTADPASQSELFLNTFAGVRETLYLTTVRSAEAVESGLSESSVETGDPVVEAVDGEDPIEDARGFLPAVPDDGTLIVDSAEPLEDASPLRYRSLLSDLGDRIEETDATAVLHALETGGERSRNRVVTEQVADVVFDLRTVVTGTAIENRLAVPKFRGGAALEEPVKLKLTDTVSVDTSRDIA
- a CDS encoding FKBP-type peptidyl-prolyl cis-trans isomerase, whose translation is MSDQEQADAAESAEEADAEPETEDAGLADGDFVRLAYTIRTADDGDVIDTTDEAVAEEAEIDTEEYEFEPRIVALGAGHVFPSVEEELIGKSVGDKGTVDVPADDAFGEYDPDEVETVKADKIPEDSRYPGAQVQIDNRQGHLETIIGGRARVDFNHPLAGEDLEYEYEVLEVIEDREQKAAGMLGMYLQDAPEVRIETVVEEEESVTEDDDGEEVVETEEVEKDVLYVTATQAMQMNQQWMFQKQQIAQDLMGRLDLDRVVVEEVIEGGGMGGLGGMMGGMGGGGAGDIEEALEDIDVDADEIADELDDELDEE
- the cyaB gene encoding class IV adenylate cyclase, whose amino-acid sequence is MYEVEIKVPADLETVRGRLRELDADPGETRRQRDVYYDAPHREFAETDEALRVRRETVVEGPASNDETADGGESIRLTYKGPLLDDGSKTRAEHETGVADGEAISGILDGLGFDPAATVEKRREYWHFEGFTVALDAVDRVGEFVEIEREVDAEEAIGPTREAATETLARLGLDADDQVRTSYLGLLLSDG
- a CDS encoding MaoC family dehydratase, with protein sequence MTGRYYEEFEVGETIEHRRRRTVSEADNQRFCDMTMNQQPLHLDSSFAADTQFGERLVNGLYTMSLAVGISIPETTDGTIVANLSYDDVEHPNPVFHGDTIRARSTVVDKRETSDGERGIVTMRVEAFKVGGEGEDDDGGDSGGNDGDDDGGDDDGDDDGHDDVLVCSFERTALSLKRPEGDDGAESVDA
- a CDS encoding HpcH/HpaI aldolase/citrate lyase family protein, with product MPRRSLLFSPGDRPELLRKAAETDADVLCFDLEDAVAPARKGEARAAVRSVLSDPAFDPDAEVCVRLTADDPEADLDALVGDGGGSNGGGELRLDAVMLPKVEGSAEVERVADLCVARGLDPVVFALVETAEGVLAAREIAGAGATTALVFGAEDLAADLGATRTAEGTEVLYAREHVVLAASAAGVDSLDTVHTDFADETGLRETTEFAATLGYDGKLAIHPDQVAPINEAFTPGSDEIAWAERVLDARDAAAREDRGVFEVDGEMIDAPLVAQAERVLERAEAAGLRDDGDR